The Streptomyces sp. NBC_01353 genome contains a region encoding:
- a CDS encoding carbohydrate kinase: MIVVAGESLIDLVPEGTAVTPLSPLTPRPGGGPYNTAVALGRLGAAVTFCSRVSTDAFGEALVDGLRAAGVSDRLVQRGPEPTTLAVASVGADGSAEYGFYVEGTADRLFAVPERLPEGVRAVAFGTCSLALEPGASAYETLLRREAERGAVTLLDPNIRPGLIPDAAAYRERFAGWLPYVSLLKLSEEDAAWLGGSPAEWLERGPSAVVLTRGGAGLTVFTPSSEVSVPAVRVKVADTIGAGDTVNAALLHGLGDRPVDSLDADAWSALLSYAAKAAALTCTRPGAEPPYASELTD, encoded by the coding sequence GTGATCGTCGTCGCCGGTGAGTCCCTGATCGATCTGGTCCCCGAGGGGACCGCCGTCACTCCGCTGTCCCCGCTCACGCCCAGGCCGGGCGGGGGCCCGTACAACACGGCCGTGGCGCTCGGCCGGCTGGGCGCGGCGGTGACGTTCTGCTCGCGCGTCTCCACGGACGCCTTCGGGGAGGCCCTGGTGGACGGGTTGCGGGCGGCGGGGGTCTCGGACCGGCTGGTGCAGCGCGGCCCGGAGCCGACGACGCTGGCGGTCGCCTCGGTGGGCGCGGACGGCTCGGCGGAGTACGGCTTCTATGTCGAGGGAACGGCCGACCGGCTCTTCGCCGTGCCGGAGCGGCTTCCCGAGGGGGTGCGGGCGGTGGCGTTCGGCACCTGTTCGCTGGCCCTGGAGCCGGGCGCGAGCGCGTACGAGACGCTTCTGCGGCGGGAGGCGGAGCGTGGCGCCGTGACACTCCTCGACCCCAACATCCGCCCGGGCCTGATCCCGGACGCCGCCGCCTATCGCGAGCGCTTCGCGGGCTGGCTGCCGTACGTCTCGCTTCTGAAGCTCTCGGAGGAGGACGCCGCCTGGCTGGGCGGCTCCCCGGCCGAGTGGCTGGAGCGGGGCCCGTCGGCGGTGGTCCTGACCCGTGGCGGCGCGGGGCTGACGGTCTTCACCCCGTCGTCCGAGGTGTCGGTTCCGGCGGTCCGCGTGAAGGTCGCGGACACGATCGGCGCGGGTGACACGGTGAACGCGGCCCTGCTCCACGGTCTGGGTGACCGCCCGGTGGACTCCTTGGACGCGGACGCCTGGTCCGCCCTCCTGTCGTACGCGGCGAAGGCCGCGGCCCTGACCTGCACCCGCCCGGGCGCGGAGCCGCCGTACGCGAGCGAGCTGACGGACTGA
- a CDS encoding Rieske (2Fe-2S) protein has translation MSGQSTRRTVLKGAALAGAAGLGVAACSTDSKLGHAQVPTPTAPVTLGAPDEVPVGGAKLYREQRVLVSCPAKGQYKAFSAQCTHAGCVLDKIENNEGNCPCHGSRFDVTTGKALQGPATVPLPEVPVRVEGGKLVAGPEA, from the coding sequence ATGTCCGGCCAGTCCACCCGCCGCACCGTACTGAAGGGCGCCGCGCTCGCCGGGGCCGCCGGGCTGGGTGTCGCCGCCTGTTCCACGGATTCCAAGCTCGGGCACGCCCAGGTCCCCACCCCGACCGCACCGGTCACCCTCGGAGCGCCCGACGAGGTGCCCGTCGGCGGCGCCAAGCTCTACCGCGAGCAGCGGGTCCTGGTGAGCTGCCCCGCCAAGGGCCAGTACAAGGCGTTCAGCGCCCAGTGCACCCACGCCGGCTGCGTCCTCGACAAGATCGAGAACAACGAGGGCAACTGTCCCTGCCACGGCAGCCGCTTCGACGTGACCACCGGCAAGGCGCTCCAGGGCCCGGCGACGGTCCCGCTCCCCGAGGTCCCGGTCCGCGTCGAGGGTGGCAAACTGGTGGCGGGCCCCGAGGCCTGA